In one Hymenobacter sp. DG25B genomic region, the following are encoded:
- a CDS encoding metallophosphoesterase, with protein MSRLLITLLFLALFVLAEWYGFQAIRTVLQHASPGTRRAAAIGYWVLTATVWALATWAMMTRHTSPAPFKTYLGSLPVIFLATKLVVLVFLLPEDLYRMGLLAVRSVMQPSGTSAGLISRSEFLSRLALVVGSLPFISLVWGMAKGATDYQVKRVTLRFPNLPASFHGFKILQISDLHTGSFQSKEPLQRAVRMINAQNADLVFMTGDLVNNVATEVEEHIEALSQIKSELPIFSILGNHDYGDYVEWESPEAKRANLQRLMDNHAKIGWRLLLDEHHQIERNGEKIAVLGVQNWGAQMRFPKYGNLAQAHAGSHGAPFKILLSHDPSHWDAQVVNYPDIDLTLSGHTHGMQFGVNLPGFKWSPVQYAYKEWAGLYQRGKQYLYVNTGLGFLGYPGRVGFLPEITVFELQRA; from the coding sequence ATGTCTCGACTTCTGATTACCCTTCTCTTTCTTGCCCTTTTTGTTTTAGCCGAGTGGTATGGCTTTCAGGCTATTCGCACGGTACTGCAACACGCCTCGCCGGGCACCCGCCGGGCGGCGGCCATTGGCTACTGGGTGCTCACGGCCACGGTATGGGCCCTGGCTACCTGGGCCATGATGACCCGCCATACTTCACCTGCTCCTTTTAAAACCTATCTGGGCAGCCTGCCGGTTATTTTTCTGGCTACCAAGCTGGTGGTACTGGTTTTTCTGCTGCCCGAAGATCTGTATCGGATGGGGCTGCTGGCCGTGCGCTCCGTTATGCAACCCAGCGGTACCTCCGCCGGCCTTATCTCCCGCAGTGAGTTCCTGAGCCGGCTGGCGCTGGTGGTGGGCAGCCTGCCCTTTATTTCTCTGGTTTGGGGCATGGCTAAAGGGGCCACCGATTATCAGGTGAAGCGCGTGACGCTGCGCTTTCCCAACCTGCCGGCTTCCTTCCACGGCTTCAAAATCCTGCAGATTTCCGATCTGCACACCGGCTCCTTCCAATCAAAAGAGCCGCTACAGCGGGCCGTGCGCATGATAAATGCGCAAAACGCCGACCTTGTGTTTATGACCGGCGACCTGGTGAACAACGTGGCCACGGAGGTGGAGGAACATATTGAAGCCCTGTCGCAGATCAAGTCGGAGCTGCCCATTTTCTCCATCCTCGGCAACCACGACTACGGTGATTATGTGGAGTGGGAATCACCGGAAGCCAAGCGCGCTAATCTGCAGCGCCTGATGGACAACCACGCCAAAATTGGCTGGCGCCTGCTCCTGGATGAGCACCACCAGATAGAGCGCAACGGCGAGAAAATAGCGGTATTAGGCGTGCAGAACTGGGGCGCGCAAATGCGCTTTCCCAAGTACGGCAACCTGGCCCAGGCCCACGCCGGTTCCCACGGTGCGCCCTTCAAGATTCTGCTTTCCCACGACCCGTCCCACTGGGACGCGCAAGTGGTGAACTACCCCGACATCGACCTGACCCTTTCCGGCCACACCCACGGCATGCAGTTTGGCGTGAATCTGCCGGGCTTTAAATGGAGCCCCGTGCAGTATGCCTACAAGGAATGGGCGGGCCTGTACCAGCGCGGCAAGCAGTATTTATATGTGAACACGGGCCTGGGCTTTTTGGGCTATCCAGGCCGGGTGGGCTTCCTGCCCGAAATCACGGTATTTGAACTGCAGCGCGCCTAA
- the radC gene encoding RadC family protein has protein sequence MAVNNDLTTAGAAEAAPIRYETPTSFSIKSWAEEDRPREKLLQKGRAALSDAELMAILLGSGTAKLSAVDVSKLILAAVQNDLNALARLSVKELMRHKGIGEAKAITIVAALELGRRRKEAAASQRTTITCSTDIYNLVRPNLQDLPHEEFWVILLNRANVVMRKTSISSGGVAGTVADPKLIFKEALEQLASSIILVHNHPSGNRNPSAADIALTRKVKEAGQFLDLPILDHLIYTDLGYYSFADEGML, from the coding sequence ATGGCAGTGAACAATGACTTAACAACGGCCGGGGCCGCCGAAGCCGCCCCGATACGCTATGAAACGCCTACCTCTTTCAGCATCAAAAGCTGGGCCGAGGAAGACCGCCCCCGCGAGAAGCTGCTGCAGAAAGGCCGCGCCGCCCTCTCCGATGCCGAGCTGATGGCCATTCTGCTGGGCTCCGGCACCGCCAAGCTCTCGGCCGTGGACGTTTCCAAGCTGATTCTGGCCGCCGTGCAGAACGACCTGAATGCCCTGGCCCGGCTGTCGGTAAAAGAGCTCATGCGCCATAAAGGCATCGGCGAAGCCAAAGCTATAACCATAGTGGCCGCCCTGGAGCTGGGCCGGCGCCGCAAGGAGGCGGCGGCTTCCCAGCGCACCACCATCACCTGCTCCACCGATATTTATAACCTGGTGCGCCCCAACCTGCAGGATTTGCCCCACGAAGAGTTCTGGGTGATTCTGCTGAACCGCGCCAACGTGGTGATGCGCAAAACCAGCATCAGCAGCGGCGGCGTGGCCGGCACCGTAGCCGACCCTAAGCTAATTTTTAAAGAGGCGCTGGAGCAGCTGGCCTCCTCCATAATTCTGGTGCACAACCACCCCAGCGGCAACCGCAACCCCTCCGCCGCCGATATTGCCCTCACCCGCAAAGTGAAAGAAGCCGGCCAGTTCCTGGACCTGCCCATCCTCGACCATCTAATATATACCGACCTGGGCTACTATAGCTTCGCCGATGAAGGTATGCTCTAA
- a CDS encoding zinc-dependent alcohol dehydrogenase, giving the protein MLAMEYRGPKRVRAVQKPMPEIKHPQDAIVRVLRTCICGSDLHLYNGNVPDTRVGSTFGHEFVGEVVEIGTDVTKLKVGDRVIVPFNISCGECHFCRQGMFGNCHESNTEATAVGGIFGYSHTAGGFNGGQAEYCRVPYANVGPTIIPEGMDLDDAVLLTDVVPTGYQAAEMAGIQKNDTVVVFGAGPIGIMAARCAWLFGAGRVIIIDQEDYRLEFARNYSYCEAYNFNEIGDPVLFIKKITDWLGADCVIDAVGAEAAGNLLQTITGRKLLLQAGSATALHWAINSVKKGGVVSIVGVYGPTDNLVPIGNMMNKGLTMRGNQTSVKRLLPRLIEHVQNGVLNPKGLITHRIPLEEVADGYRMFSAKLDNCIKTVMMPPTANQ; this is encoded by the coding sequence ATGCTAGCAATGGAATACAGAGGCCCGAAGCGGGTCCGTGCCGTGCAAAAACCTATGCCGGAAATCAAACATCCTCAGGACGCTATTGTCCGGGTACTGCGCACCTGCATCTGCGGTTCTGACCTACACTTATACAACGGCAACGTGCCCGATACGCGCGTAGGCTCCACCTTTGGCCACGAATTTGTGGGCGAAGTGGTGGAAATTGGTACCGACGTCACGAAGCTGAAAGTAGGCGACCGGGTAATTGTGCCCTTCAATATTTCCTGCGGCGAGTGCCACTTCTGCCGGCAGGGCATGTTTGGCAACTGCCACGAGTCGAATACCGAAGCCACAGCCGTAGGTGGCATCTTTGGCTACTCGCACACCGCCGGTGGCTTCAATGGTGGCCAGGCAGAATATTGCCGCGTACCCTATGCCAATGTGGGCCCTACCATTATTCCGGAGGGCATGGATCTGGATGATGCCGTGCTGCTGACCGACGTGGTGCCCACCGGCTACCAGGCCGCCGAAATGGCCGGCATCCAGAAAAATGATACTGTGGTGGTGTTTGGCGCCGGCCCCATTGGCATTATGGCTGCCCGCTGCGCCTGGCTGTTCGGCGCCGGCCGCGTCATCATCATCGACCAGGAAGATTACCGCCTGGAGTTTGCCCGCAACTATTCCTACTGTGAGGCTTACAACTTCAATGAAATCGGCGACCCGGTGCTGTTCATCAAGAAAATTACGGACTGGTTGGGAGCCGACTGCGTGATTGATGCTGTGGGGGCCGAAGCCGCCGGCAATCTACTGCAGACCATTACGGGCCGCAAGCTGCTGCTGCAGGCGGGCTCGGCCACGGCCCTGCACTGGGCTATTAACTCCGTGAAAAAAGGCGGCGTGGTATCTATTGTAGGCGTATATGGCCCCACCGATAACCTGGTGCCCATTGGCAACATGATGAACAAGGGCCTCACTATGCGGGGCAATCAGACTTCGGTAAAGCGTTTGCTGCCGCGCCTGATTGAGCACGTGCAGAACGGCGTGCTCAACCCCAAGGGCCTGATTACGCACCGCATCCCGCTGGAGGAAGTAGCCGACGGCTACCGCATGTTCTCCGCCAAGCTGGATAACTGCATTAAAACCGTCATGATGCCCCCTACCGCCAACCAATAA
- a CDS encoding DUF1684 domain-containing protein: MRVNSKLLIGLGLLLILGYFLQDIVFNDNDYFLRLRKARQEKNAGFRRAANSPLDQKQRDGFDSLRYFAPDRAYRVEAQLERFAKQDTVLMPLTDGKADKYLRWGRAAFEVNQQPQQLTLFLKADGQDSTLFIPFTDKTNGFSSYGGGRYLDAALPGKDSKEIELDFNQAYNPFCAYNNGYACPVPPADNRLAVEIRAGEQDFHDHAEHE; encoded by the coding sequence ATGCGCGTTAACTCTAAACTTCTCATTGGCCTCGGTCTGCTGCTGATACTGGGCTATTTTCTGCAGGATATTGTCTTCAACGACAACGACTATTTCCTGCGCCTGCGCAAAGCCCGCCAGGAAAAGAATGCCGGCTTCCGTCGTGCCGCCAACTCCCCGCTGGACCAGAAGCAGCGCGACGGTTTTGACAGCCTCCGCTACTTTGCCCCCGACAGAGCCTACCGCGTAGAAGCCCAACTGGAGCGATTCGCTAAACAGGATACCGTGCTCATGCCCCTCACCGATGGCAAAGCCGACAAGTACCTGCGTTGGGGCCGCGCCGCCTTCGAAGTAAACCAGCAGCCCCAGCAACTCACCCTGTTTCTGAAAGCCGATGGGCAGGACTCCACGCTCTTCATCCCCTTCACCGATAAAACCAACGGCTTCAGCAGCTACGGCGGCGGCCGTTACCTCGATGCGGCCCTGCCCGGCAAAGACTCAAAGGAAATCGAGCTGGACTTCAACCAGGCCTACAATCCCTTCTGCGCCTATAATAATGGCTACGCCTGCCCCGTGCCCCCGGCCGATAACCGCCTAGCCGTAGAAATCAGAGCCGGCGAGCAGGACTTCCACGACCACGCCGAGCACGAGTAA